The proteins below are encoded in one region of bacterium:
- the recR gene encoding recombination mediator RecR, producing the protein MKLYSDSFERLINELNKLPGVGPKTAQRLAFFILKTEKDEAYALANAIQEVKNKIHYCSICNNLTEFDVCNICSDQNRDTKVICVVEEPSDLIAIEKTRGFHGVYHILLGRISPLDGFGPDDIKINSLVEKVKKGGIKEVILAINPNVEGEATALYIAKQLRPFNLKITRLAHGLPMGADLEYADEVTLVRAMEGRSEIT; encoded by the coding sequence ATGAAACTTTATTCAGACAGTTTTGAAAGATTAATAAATGAATTGAATAAACTTCCGGGAGTCGGCCCGAAGACTGCCCAGCGCCTGGCATTTTTTATATTAAAGACGGAGAAAGACGAAGCTTATGCATTGGCAAATGCTATTCAGGAAGTAAAAAATAAAATTCATTATTGTTCGATTTGCAATAATCTGACAGAATTTGATGTTTGTAATATCTGCAGCGACCAAAACAGGGATACAAAAGTTATTTGCGTAGTAGAAGAGCCAAGTGATCTGATCGCGATTGAAAAAACAAGGGGGTTTCACGGAGTTTATCATATTTTACTGGGTAGAATTTCACCATTAGACGGGTTTGGCCCGGATGATATTAAAATTAACAGTTTAGTGGAAAAAGTTAAAAAAGGCGGGATTAAAGAGGTAATTCTTGCAATTAATCCTAATGTGGAAGGTGAGGCAACGGCCCTGTATATCGCGAAACAGTTAAGACCTTTTAATCTAAAAATAACGCGTTTGGCACATGGTCTTCCGATGGGTGCGGACCTTGAATATGCGGATGAGGTGACCCTCGTGAGGGCTATGGAGGGCAGGAGTGAAATAACTTGA
- a CDS encoding YbaB/EbfC family nucleoid-associated protein, whose product MNKMASMLAQVQKMQSDMKRIQKELENKTVEASSGGGMVKVIFDGRQHLRQIKIEQQVVNPNDLEMLEDLVLAAINEGLKKSQEMVSSEMSKLTGGLNIPGLNGMM is encoded by the coding sequence ATGAATAAAATGGCATCGATGCTTGCGCAGGTTCAGAAAATGCAGTCCGATATGAAACGGATACAGAAAGAACTGGAAAATAAAACTGTGGAGGCTTCAAGCGGGGGCGGTATGGTAAAGGTAATATTTGATGGCAGGCAGCATCTCCGCCAGATAAAAATTGAACAGCAAGTCGTTAATCCGAACGATTTGGAAATGCTCGAGGATTTAGTTCTCGCGGCAATTAACGAAGGTTTAAAAAAATCGCAGGAGATGGTTTCTTCTGAAATGAGCAAGTTAACCGGGGGATTGAATATACCGGGACTGAACGGAATGATGTAG
- a CDS encoding recombinase family protein, protein MQDKSPKIKCAIYTRVSTDNQAEVEFNSCEAQEAKIKSFIASQENMELFKVYSDAGWTGANINRPALSELLNDIKQNKINLVVSYKIDRLTRSPKDFYQLIELFDKHGVDFISVTERFDTSTPSGRLLRNIMLTFAQFERELTSERTKDKMLERAQKGMWNGGIVPFGYKAENKKLIINGDEAKIIRSIYENLKCILN, encoded by the coding sequence ATGCAAGATAAATCACCGAAAATAAAATGCGCAATTTATACAAGAGTGAGCACAGATAATCAAGCCGAAGTCGAATTTAATTCCTGCGAGGCTCAGGAAGCAAAAATCAAATCCTTTATTGCCAGCCAGGAAAATATGGAACTTTTTAAAGTCTATTCTGATGCGGGTTGGACAGGGGCTAATATTAACCGTCCGGCATTAAGTGAATTGCTAAATGATATTAAACAAAATAAAATCAACCTTGTTGTCTCTTATAAAATTGACCGTCTAACCCGTTCGCCAAAGGATTTTTATCAGCTTATAGAATTATTTGATAAACACGGTGTAGATTTTATTTCGGTTACTGAAAGGTTTGATACTTCGACACCATCAGGGAGATTACTCCGTAATATTATGCTTACGTTTGCTCAATTTGAAAGAGAGCTTACCAGCGAAAGAACAAAAGACAAAATGCTGGAGCGCGCCCAAAAAGGCATGTGGAACGGCGGGATTGTGCCCTTTGGCTATAAAGCTGAAAATAAGAAGCTGATAATCAATGGAGATGAAGCTAAAATTATCCGTTCAATTTATGAAAACTTAAAATGTATTCTAAATTAA
- the dnaX gene encoding DNA polymerase III subunit gamma/tau, with amino-acid sequence MSYIVLARRYRPQNFDELIGQNHVALTLKNALALNRIAHAYLFSGPRGVGKTSAARILAKALDCEKRKDYSPCNTCISCEEITRGVSMDVIEIDGASNRGIDEIRNLRENVKFAPVSGKYRIYIIDEVHMLTKEAFNALLKTLEEPPPHVIFIFATTEPYKVPLTILSRCQRFDFRRVNVPEIVKHLKYIAEKEGMDVEEEAFYMIAQASEGSMRDSQSLLDQAVSYSGKKITKKDVQDFLGLTEEKILEEFCEIIVKRDPPGALFFLNRLLGKGYDLNQFIKTMLDYLRHILVVIIVPGSDTGVLADLSPAQVKNIAKYRDAFTKERLLEIMKILNETELEIRRSSYPRILMEMALVKITQAEGEVRVKGQEAKSIGQRAEGMEQRGTTSFQSPVKSNAGAGLVPAQTAGAVHEPSKKQEDEQIVKGKSRLMDSEQRITDHESQTADVKPQSGEKRPIKSCWREIVHLVKEKKVMLGNLLDHCEVVDEKNNEFSLGFYPDNVFYKERVEENSNLKFISMAVNELTGKSMQIKCVVRENTGKAKKEEKKEMDFLSERKMILSDPVLKSALDTFGGEIIEIKKSKHKKGVPDEPGPS; translated from the coding sequence ATGTCATACATAGTACTTGCCCGGCGATACCGGCCGCAGAATTTTGATGAATTAATCGGCCAAAACCATGTCGCGCTTACTTTAAAAAACGCATTGGCTTTGAATAGAATCGCGCACGCTTATCTTTTTTCAGGGCCGCGGGGAGTCGGGAAGACAAGCGCGGCAAGAATTTTAGCAAAAGCGCTTGATTGTGAAAAAAGAAAAGATTATTCCCCTTGTAATACCTGCATAAGCTGTGAAGAAATTACCAGGGGTGTCTCGATGGATGTTATTGAAATTGACGGCGCTTCAAACCGTGGTATAGATGAAATCAGGAATTTAAGGGAAAATGTTAAATTCGCGCCTGTCAGCGGGAAATACAGGATTTATATAATTGATGAAGTCCATATGCTGACTAAAGAGGCTTTTAATGCCCTTTTAAAGACGCTGGAAGAACCGCCTCCCCATGTTATTTTTATTTTTGCGACAACTGAACCCTACAAAGTCCCTTTAACAATTCTTTCCCGGTGCCAGAGATTTGATTTCCGGAGGGTAAATGTGCCTGAAATTGTCAAACATTTAAAATATATTGCAGAAAAGGAAGGCATGGATGTTGAAGAAGAAGCTTTTTATATGATTGCGCAGGCGTCAGAAGGGAGTATGCGTGACAGTCAAAGCCTTCTGGACCAGGCAGTGTCTTACAGCGGGAAAAAAATTACAAAAAAAGATGTCCAGGATTTTCTTGGGCTGACAGAAGAAAAGATTTTGGAGGAATTTTGTGAGATTATCGTTAAAAGAGACCCACCAGGCGCGTTGTTTTTTTTGAACCGGCTTTTGGGAAAAGGTTATGATCTGAACCAGTTTATTAAAACAATGCTTGATTATCTGAGGCACATCCTGGTGGTAATTATTGTCCCGGGCTCTGATACCGGTGTTCTGGCGGATTTGTCCCCTGCTCAAGTAAAAAATATTGCAAAATACCGCGACGCCTTTACAAAAGAAAGATTGCTGGAGATAATGAAAATTTTAAATGAAACAGAATTGGAAATCCGGCGTTCCAGTTACCCCAGAATTCTTATGGAAATGGCACTGGTGAAGATAACGCAGGCAGAAGGAGAGGTAAGGGTCAAGGGGCAAGAGGCGAAAAGCATAGGGCAGAGAGCAGAGGGTATGGAGCAAAGAGGGACCACCAGTTTCCAGTCACCAGTCAAGAGCAATGCAGGGGCAGGTCTTGTGCCTGCCCAAACTGCAGGGGCGGTTCATGAACCGTCCAAAAAGCAGGAGGATGAGCAAATCGTAAAGGGTAAGTCCCGGTTGATGGACAGCGAACAACGGATCACGGATCACGAGTCACAAACTGCGGATGTCAAGCCTCAATCCGGGGAAAAACGCCCCATTAAATCTTGCTGGAGAGAAATTGTGCATTTGGTAAAAGAAAAAAAGGTCATGCTCGGGAACTTACTGGATCATTGTGAAGTAGTGGATGAAAAAAACAATGAATTTAGTTTGGGCTTTTATCCTGATAATGTGTTTTACAAAGAACGTGTGGAGGAAAACAGCAACCTTAAATTTATATCTATGGCGGTTAATGAATTGACGGGAAAAAGTATGCAGATTAAATGTGTTGTCAGGGAAAACACAGGAAAGGCGAAAAAAGAAGAAAAAAAGGAAATGGATTTTTTAAGTGAACGAAAAATGATTTTATCAGACCCTGTTTTGAAATCGGCGTTAGACACTTTCGGCGGTGAGATTATTGAGATAAAAAAATCAAAACATAAAAAAGGGGTCCCGGATGAACCCGGCCCCTCATAA
- a CDS encoding peptidylprolyl isomerase: MRKIAMLLVFGIFLTTNLISAEEGGKVESKAQEKTMEVAVIQTKKGNIIFKFFPDDAPNTVDNFKKLANKGFYNGLKFHRREPGFVIQGGDPKGNGTGGPGYTIKAEFNMKPHLEGTVAMARSNAPDSAGSQFYICLAPAPFLDGQYTVFGQVIEGIDVVHKIAVGDVMEKVTIEKK, encoded by the coding sequence ATGAGAAAAATTGCTATGTTATTGGTGTTTGGGATTTTTTTAACAACCAATCTGATATCAGCAGAAGAAGGAGGTAAAGTGGAAAGTAAAGCCCAGGAAAAAACTATGGAGGTGGCAGTAATCCAGACAAAAAAAGGAAATATTATTTTTAAATTTTTCCCGGACGACGCGCCAAACACTGTTGATAACTTTAAGAAGCTTGCAAATAAGGGTTTTTACAATGGGCTAAAATTCCATAGAAGAGAACCCGGTTTTGTTATCCAGGGGGGAGACCCGAAAGGAAACGGGACAGGCGGGCCCGGCTATACTATTAAGGCTGAATTTAATATGAAGCCGCATCTTGAAGGAACAGTCGCGATGGCAAGAAGCAATGCCCCTGACAGCGCGGGCAGCCAATTTTATATATGTCTTGCGCCGGCGCCTTTTTTGGACGGCCAATATACAGTTTTCGGGCAGGTGATAGAGGGTATTGACGTTGTCCACAAAATCGCGGTTGGCGATGTTATGGAAAAAGTTACAATTGAGAAGAAATAA
- a CDS encoding 2-oxoacid:acceptor oxidoreductase family protein has translation MLEIRWHGRGGQGVVTAAKLLAESAITGGKYVQANPEYGAERMGAPIRAFTRIDTVPINIHSNIENPQVVVILDPSLIGTIDVLEGLKEDGIIIINTPHSPKEMREKLKLQGKKIFTVDATKISIETIKKPIPNTPMVGALVRATGTLNIEVVVKDFKEKYSKKFRPEIIEGNILSIRRAYQEVKGEQ, from the coding sequence ATGTTAGAAATTCGTTGGCATGGGCGGGGCGGCCAGGGAGTAGTTACAGCGGCTAAACTTTTAGCTGAATCAGCAATTACAGGCGGCAAATATGTTCAGGCGAACCCTGAGTACGGCGCTGAACGAATGGGGGCGCCTATCAGGGCTTTTACACGCATTGATACTGTGCCCATTAATATACACAGCAATATAGAAAACCCTCAGGTAGTGGTAATTTTAGACCCTTCCCTGATTGGTACTATTGATGTGCTGGAAGGTCTGAAGGAAGACGGGATTATTATTATCAACACGCCTCATTCCCCTAAAGAAATGCGGGAAAAACTGAAATTACAGGGAAAAAAGATTTTTACTGTCGACGCAACGAAAATTTCCATCGAGACCATAAAAAAACCGATCCCTAACACCCCGATGGTCGGCGCGCTGGTCCGGGCGACAGGAACTTTAAATATAGAGGTTGTTGTGAAAGATTTCAAGGAAAAATATTCCAAGAAATTCCGCCCTGAGATAATCGAGGGAAATATTTTATCCATAAGACGGGCATACCAGGAGGTTAAAGGTGAGCAATAA
- a CDS encoding GIY-YIG nuclease family protein yields the protein MWFVYILECKNKSLYTGVTNNIERRFKEHLNKKAHYTSYNAPVKLAYKETYQTRSKALKREAQIKRWTRRKKIALINGDLFLLKRL from the coding sequence ATGTGGTTTGTTTATATTTTAGAATGTAAGAATAAATCTTTATATACAGGTGTAACTAATAATATAGAACGCCGTTTCAAAGAGCATCTTAATAAAAAAGCGCATTATACCAGCTATAATGCCCCTGTAAAACTCGCCTATAAAGAAACTTATCAAACCAGATCAAAAGCTCTGAAGCGTGAAGCACAGATCAAACGATGGACAAGAAGAAAGAAAATAGCATTGATTAATGGAGATTTATTTTTACTAAAGCGGCTATAA
- a CDS encoding 4Fe-4S binding protein: MSNKKWKEIPIGGLILEPGNSVKYKTGGWRVFRPVHDPTKCSNCLICWIYCPDSSIIVKNGKIEKFDYDHCKGCGICARECPPKIKAIKMVKEE, translated from the coding sequence GTGAGCAATAAGAAATGGAAGGAAATACCTATTGGCGGTTTGATTCTCGAGCCTGGTAATTCCGTTAAATATAAAACCGGTGGATGGCGTGTGTTCAGGCCGGTCCACGACCCTACAAAATGCTCTAATTGCCTTATCTGCTGGATATATTGTCCTGATTCATCGATTATTGTGAAAAACGGTAAGATTGAAAAGTTCGATTATGATCATTGTAAAGGATGCGGTATTTGTGCCAGAGAGTGTCCGCCTAAGATAAAGGCGATTAAGATGGTGAAAGAAGAGTAA
- a CDS encoding ABC-three component system protein, whose product MNILDFHIHSENFYMYFFNQLYNWNLNNLNSKLQNVEAIDLIDNSNKIIVQVSATNTKEKIEAAIEKEIIKRHPDYNFKFISISKDASNLRNKTYKNPHNVIFNPLNDIFDTTSILKFISTLEINKQKNIYRLIYEELGNEVNVIKLDSNLAAIINILSKEDWINQDQCSTTDSFEIERKITYNNLNSAKYIIEDYTIHYNRLDKKYAEFDTQGLNKSSSVLAKIKQEYLKAKNTFKDDELFFAVIDKIKEIIEKSANFVQIPIDELELCVNILVVDAFIRCKIFENPKDYNYVTT is encoded by the coding sequence TTGAATATTTTGGATTTTCATATTCACTCTGAAAATTTTTATATGTATTTTTTTAACCAACTCTACAACTGGAATCTCAATAATTTAAATAGTAAGCTTCAAAATGTAGAAGCTATTGATTTGATTGATAATTCAAACAAAATTATTGTACAGGTTTCAGCTACTAATACAAAAGAAAAAATAGAAGCTGCAATAGAGAAAGAAATTATAAAAAGACATCCTGATTACAATTTTAAATTCATTTCAATTTCAAAAGACGCAAGCAATTTAAGGAACAAGACTTACAAAAATCCGCATAATGTTATTTTTAACCCTTTAAATGATATATTTGATACTACATCGATATTAAAATTTATTTCAACTTTAGAAATCAATAAGCAAAAAAATATTTATCGTTTAATCTATGAAGAATTGGGTAATGAAGTCAACGTTATTAAATTAGATTCAAACCTAGCCGCAATTATAAATATTTTATCGAAAGAAGATTGGATCAATCAAGATCAATGTAGCACAACGGACAGTTTTGAAATTGAGCGTAAGATTACCTATAATAATTTAAACAGTGCAAAATATATAATAGAAGATTATACAATTCATTATAACCGGCTTGATAAAAAATATGCAGAATTTGATACCCAAGGATTAAATAAAAGCAGTTCTGTATTAGCTAAAATAAAGCAGGAGTATTTAAAAGCAAAAAATACTTTTAAAGATGATGAATTATTTTTTGCCGTAATAGATAAAATCAAAGAAATAATAGAAAAAAGTGCAAATTTTGTTCAAATTCCTATTGATGAATTGGAACTTTGCGTAAATATTCTTGTTGTAGATGCATTTATTCGATGCAAAATTTTTGAAAATCCTAAGGATTATAATTATGTTACTACCTGA
- a CDS encoding thiamine pyrophosphate-dependent enzyme, producing the protein MASLKELSAREEIVAPGHRLCPGCGAAIVSRMVTKAAKNPLVVACATGCLEVSTTIYPYTSWKSSFLHVAFENSAASLSGTEAAYRALKKKGKIKEDIRFISFGGDGGTYDIGFQSLSGALERGHRMLVICYDNGAYMNTGIQRSSATPRGADTTTSPAGKEAYGKKEYPKDLTACVVAHDIPYAAQASPSHWNDLMKKVEKALEVDGPSFINVLSPCPLGWRYPGEESIELARLAVETGFWQLYEVENGVYKMNYNPKERKPIREWLEKQGRFRHLFTPANEHILQELQEYVDKKWDRLLKLCSITEEANKTK; encoded by the coding sequence ATGGCTTCTTTAAAAGAATTATCAGCCAGGGAAGAAATTGTAGCACCGGGGCATAGGTTATGCCCGGGCTGCGGCGCGGCGATTGTCAGCCGTATGGTCACGAAAGCGGCTAAAAATCCTTTGGTTGTGGCGTGTGCCACAGGGTGTCTGGAAGTTTCTACAACTATTTATCCTTATACATCGTGGAAATCTTCTTTCCTTCATGTCGCGTTTGAAAATTCCGCGGCTTCCCTGAGCGGGACTGAGGCCGCTTACCGCGCGTTAAAGAAAAAAGGAAAAATAAAGGAAGATATAAGGTTTATATCCTTTGGAGGCGATGGCGGGACTTATGATATTGGTTTCCAGAGCCTTTCCGGCGCGTTGGAACGCGGGCACAGAATGCTTGTGATTTGTTATGATAACGGAGCGTATATGAATACCGGGATTCAGCGTTCAAGCGCTACGCCGCGCGGCGCGGATACGACTACGTCGCCTGCGGGAAAAGAGGCCTATGGTAAAAAGGAATACCCGAAGGATTTAACAGCCTGTGTTGTGGCTCATGATATACCTTATGCCGCGCAGGCATCTCCCAGCCATTGGAATGACCTGATGAAAAAGGTTGAGAAAGCTTTAGAAGTAGACGGCCCTAGTTTTATTAACGTTCTATCCCCGTGCCCGCTTGGGTGGAGGTATCCTGGAGAGGAATCCATTGAACTCGCGAGGCTCGCGGTGGAAACAGGTTTCTGGCAGCTTTATGAAGTTGAAAACGGCGTGTATAAGATGAACTATAATCCTAAAGAAAGAAAGCCGATTAGAGAATGGCTGGAGAAACAGGGCAGGTTCCGCCATCTTTTTACTCCTGCGAATGAACATATTTTGCAGGAGCTGCAGGAATATGTGGATAAAAAATGGGACAGGCTTTTGAAACTGTGTTCTATTACTGAAGAAGCAAATAAAACAAAATAA
- a CDS encoding response regulator: protein MTKNNIRNILIIEDDKDMREIYEIFFNDQKDKYNFDFESNAEEALKQLKVKKYDLIILDIIMEPMSGDAFFMHVRKEEDEKIKNIPILVVSVLSPSILRQLKKINHVDFAQKPVTKEQLMDKIKAIIG, encoded by the coding sequence ATGACAAAAAACAACATAAGAAACATTTTGATTATTGAAGATGACAAAGATATGCGGGAAATCTATGAGATTTTTTTCAATGACCAGAAAGATAAGTATAATTTTGATTTTGAAAGTAACGCGGAAGAGGCTTTAAAACAGTTGAAGGTGAAAAAATATGATTTAATAATACTGGATATTATCATGGAGCCCATGTCGGGTGACGCTTTTTTTATGCATGTCAGAAAAGAAGAGGATGAAAAGATTAAAAATATTCCAATACTCGTGGTAAGTGTTTTAAGCCCAAGCATCCTGAGGCAGTTGAAAAAGATAAATCATGTGGATTTTGCCCAGAAACCTGTCACAAAGGAACAGTTAATGGATAAAATTAAGGCGATTATAGGATAA
- a CDS encoding ABC-three component system middle component 6 produces the protein MLLPDNIHPEHSVYYNGAFVLQALQKQATQNLLDLYQNVKQNRDMTFPVFILCLDWLFLLNVAVLNKNGDVELCS, from the coding sequence ATGTTACTACCTGATAATATACATCCAGAACACAGTGTTTACTACAATGGAGCATTTGTATTACAAGCCTTACAAAAACAAGCGACACAGAATCTTTTGGATTTATATCAAAATGTAAAACAAAATCGGGACATGACTTTTCCTGTTTTTATATTGTGCCTAGATTGGTTATTTTTATTAAATGTTGCTGTTTTAAATAAAAATGGAGATGTTGAATTATGTTCTTAA
- a CDS encoding helix-turn-helix transcriptional regulator: protein MYLKNLAKIRKEKNLTQEGLARKANISYHTVIKLENGGIKNPKIETLIKIAKVFDISLDNLIK from the coding sequence ATGTATCTTAAAAATTTGGCAAAAATAAGGAAAGAAAAGAATCTAACCCAGGAAGGACTGGCAAGAAAAGCAAATATTTCTTATCATACGGTTATAAAATTGGAAAACGGTGGGATTAAAAACCCGAAAATTGAAACACTTATTAAAATAGCTAAAGTGTTCGATATATCTCTTGATAATTTAATAAAATGA
- a CDS encoding transketolase C-terminal domain-containing protein, giving the protein MRQAMTGNEAVAYAMKQINPEVVAAYPITPQTGIMQKFADYVANGQVDTEFLTMDSEHSAMSATIGASAAGVRAMTATSSNGLAYMWEIVYIAASYRLPIVMPVVNRALSGPINIHCDHSDTMGCRDSGWIQIFSENSQEAYDNAVQALRIAEHPDVMLPVMITLDGFIISHALETLSTYEDDKVKKFIGNYIPKHPLINPSQPVTYGPLDFFDYYFEHKRQQAEGMVNAKKVIQEVGRAFEKEFNRSYGLFEEYRMADAELALIVLGSTAGTAKAVVDMVREKGYKIGLIKIRCFRPFPEEELAEALKRIKVLAVMDRSLGFNGVGGPLFNDVRAALFGRNAEIKVVNYVYGLGGREITPNDIWNICNNIRDINLTGKVQSSVNYVGVRE; this is encoded by the coding sequence ATGCGCCAAGCAATGACGGGTAATGAAGCCGTGGCATACGCAATGAAACAAATAAATCCGGAAGTTGTGGCCGCGTACCCGATTACGCCTCAAACCGGTATAATGCAGAAATTCGCCGATTATGTGGCTAATGGACAGGTGGACACTGAGTTTCTCACGATGGACAGTGAACACAGCGCCATGAGCGCTACCATCGGGGCATCAGCCGCCGGTGTCCGGGCAATGACAGCAACTTCGTCAAACGGTCTTGCTTATATGTGGGAGATAGTTTATATCGCGGCGTCATACCGCCTGCCTATTGTTATGCCCGTGGTTAACAGGGCTTTATCAGGCCCGATAAATATTCATTGCGACCACAGCGATACGATGGGCTGCCGCGATTCCGGGTGGATACAGATTTTCAGCGAGAATTCGCAGGAAGCTTATGATAACGCGGTGCAGGCTTTAAGGATTGCGGAGCATCCCGATGTGATGCTCCCGGTAATGATTACGCTGGATGGTTTTATAATAAGCCACGCGCTGGAAACACTTTCGACTTACGAAGACGATAAGGTCAAAAAATTTATAGGGAATTACATTCCGAAACACCCTTTGATCAATCCTTCACAGCCCGTGACTTATGGCCCTCTTGATTTTTTTGATTATTATTTTGAACATAAAAGACAGCAGGCTGAGGGAATGGTTAACGCGAAAAAAGTCATCCAGGAAGTAGGCAGGGCTTTCGAAAAAGAATTTAACCGTTCTTATGGATTATTTGAAGAATACCGTATGGCGGACGCCGAGCTGGCTTTGATAGTTTTAGGTTCAACTGCCGGGACAGCTAAAGCGGTTGTGGATATGGTCAGGGAGAAGGGGTATAAGATAGGCCTTATTAAGATAAGATGTTTCCGGCCGTTTCCCGAGGAAGAACTGGCCGAGGCTTTAAAACGAATAAAGGTCCTTGCGGTAATGGACAGATCCCTGGGATTTAACGGAGTGGGCGGGCCTTTATTTAATGATGTCCGCGCGGCCCTTTTTGGAAGGAACGCGGAGATAAAAGTTGTAAATTATGTATATGGTTTGGGGGGCAGGGAAATAACCCCTAATGATATATGGAACATATGCAATAATATCAGGGATATTAACCTTACAGGGAAAGTGCAGAGTTCTGTGAATTATGTGGGAGTGAGGGAATAA